In Francisella orientalis FNO12, the sequence TTTTAGCGACATACTTTTTGCAATAGCAGAAAAAGTATGCAAAACTACTTAGCACATGTTCGCGCTTTAATTGTAAGTCATTGGTGTCTAAAAAACTCGCAAGCTCAGACAGTTGTAGTCACTGGATCAATGACTTTGACATAAGCTTGCCACAAAGTGCTTTAATGTGGTGAAAATTAAAATGAAAAGTATAAATCAAATATTAAAATTTCTAGATATTCAAACTTTATCTCCAAATAATTTTGAAATTGAATTGCTATCTTTAGATAGTCGTAAATCTGATGAAAAATCGGCATTTATAGCTCTCAAAGGACTATCAACCGATGGTAATAAATATATTGATAGTGTTTTAGCTAAAGGTGTCAGTTTAGTATTAACAGATAGTCATGAATTTGAAGATCATAAATGTATTTTCTATATTCAAAATTTAAAAGAGAAGCTATCGAATCTTGCTAAATGGTTTTATGATTATAAAAAACCTCAAAATATAATTGGCATAACAGGCACAAATGGTAAAACATCAATTTCTAGTTATATTGCACAATTGCAAAAATTAATTGGTCAAAAATCATTATTACTAGGTACAAATGGCAATGGGATTTATCCAGATCTACAAGAGAGTACCCATACGACATTAGATATATTATCTTTATATCAAACTATTTCATATTATAAGAATTATCAAAATCTTGTTATGGAAGTATCTTCTCATTCATTGGATCAAAAGCGCACCAAAGGTTTAGATTTTGATATTGCCGTATTTAGTAATCTTAGTCATGATCATCTTGATTATCATAAGACTATGGATAATTATTTTGAGGCTAAAGCAAAATTGTTTCAGTTTAAAAGCCTTAAAAAAGCTGTAATAAGTATAGATGATGAATATGGTCTGAAATTGTGTAAAGTTTGTAACTGTGAAATAGTAAGAGTCAGCCTAAAATCAAAAAATGCAGATATTTATATAGAGTCTAACAGTATTGAGAATATGCAAACAAGCTTTGATTTATATATTTCTCAAAAGTATATTGGTACTTATCAAACATGTTTAGTTGGCGAATTTAATCTAATGAATTTAGGTTTGAGCTTAGCGGCATTAGATGATGGCTCTACTAGAGATCAACTTCTAGAAAATATTTCTAAATTAAAACCTGTAAAAGGGCGTATGGAAGTAATCGCATTGACGAATGGTGCTAAAATCATAATTGACTATGCGCATACTCCAGATGCTTTGGAAAAGGTTTTACAAACTCTAGCTAACTATAGCCCAAATAATCTATGGTGTATTTTTGGTTGTGGTGGCAATAGGGATACTACCAAAAGACCTATAATGGCTAAAATAGCTGAAAAGTATGCTAGTAAAATAGTCATTACTGAAGATAATAATCGTTTTGAAAATATTGAAAGTATTTTTGATGATATCAAAAAAGGTTTTAATCATCCTGAAAAGCATATTTTTATTGATAGCAGAGAAAATGCTATCAAATATACTATTGAAAACTCGAAAGTTAACGATGTTATTCTATTAGCTGGCAAAGGACATGAGTGCTATCTTGATAAAAATGGTATTAAAGAGTATTTTGATGAGCGAGAGGTTATCGCTAAGTATAATTTTTAAGAAAAGATAAAATGACAAATTTAGAAAAGAAAATAAGTTTTATCCAAGAGATAGACAAACTAAAAGGTATATATCGTAGAGCATTGATAAAATGTGATAATAATCGTAGAGAGAATACAGCAGAACATAGTTGGCGCGTAGCTCTTATGGGCGTTATATTACAAGAATATGCAGGTGAAGAACTTGACTATGCTAAAAGTGCTAAAAATGCTATTGATCCATGATATTGTTGAAATATATGCAGGTGATACTTATGCTTTTGATAATCATGCAGTACTTGCAGAGCAAAATGATAAAGAGCTAGAAGCATTAGAAAAATATTTGCATTGTTGCTAGAAGATGATGCTAATGAGTATAAAGCTTTATGGGTTGAGTTTGAAAATAATCAAACAGCGGAAGCTAAATACTCAAAAGCTATAGAAAGAGTGGTTTCAGTTTTGCAAAATATGCAGAATAATGGTGGTAGTTGGGTAGCTTATGGCAAAGTACCTAAAGAAAAAGTTATCAGTAGAAACGCAGGATTAAAAGACGTTGCTCCAGAGCTATGGCAATATGTAAAAGGACAGATTGATTTGGCTGTAGAGAAAGGGTGGCTTGTTTAAGCAAGTATTTGTACTGTCAGTATATTGTATTGTCATAATAAAACAGACAGATTAATGATCTGTCACTATGATAGTTTATTTAAAGCTATTTCCTCTTCACACTTCGACTTCGCTCAGTGACCGGAAGAGGAATTTGATATGAGTCTTATGGAGAAAAAATGATCAAATCACTAAAACAATTAGCAACACAAGCTGGCTTAGAATACATCGGTGAAGAAGTATCAATTCAAACAGTTAGCATTAATTCTAATGAGGTAAATCAAGATGCTTTATTTGTTGCGATTGTAGCTAATCGTGACGGGCATGAGTTTATCCCGAGTGCCATTGCTAATGGAGCAAAAGCATTGTTGGTTTCAAAGAAACAAGATATAGATATCCCTCAAGTAGTTTGTGGTAATACTATCAAGGGACTACGAGCATTAGCAAAAGAGCATCGTAAGTCTCTAAAAATGCCTATTATTTCGCTAACAGGTAGCTGTGGTAAAACAACGGTTAAAGAAATGATTGTAACTCTACTTGGTGGTAAAAAAGTACATTTTACGCAGGGTAATTTCAACAACTATCTTGGTGTGCCTATGACAGTTTTAGAAACTCCACAGGATGTCGATTTTGCTGTGATTGAAACTGGTACAAGTGTTGAGGATGAAATAAAAGCTGCTGCTGAAATTATCCAGCCTAATGTTGCGATGATTACAAATGTTAGCGCTAGTCATTTAGAGAATCTTAAAACACTAGATGGTGTAATGATAGAGAAAGGAGAGCTTCTTAAAGCTTTAACTAAAAATGGCTATTGTATTGTGAATCTTGATGATGAAAGGATACCTGTGTATGCGGAGAAATTAAATTGTAAGAAAATCACTTGTTCAATGAGTAATCAAGATGCAGATATCATCATCTTAGATTATCAGGTTACGCCAGAGTTATACGATGTTAAGATTAGAATCTTTGACAAAGAATATAACTATCAGTTGCTAAATATTGGTAAGCATAATTTGTCTAATAGTATGCTTGCGATAGCTAGTGTGGTTGCTGCAGGACTAGAGCCAAATGACTTTTTACAAAATACTCAAAACATCAAAAACTATAAAGGTAGATTCTCAACTGAAAAACTAAATGATAAGTTAACTCTTGTAGATGATACATATAATGCTAGTACTGGTGCTGTCCAAGCTGCTATGGCAGATTTAGCTGAATTTGATGGTAAAAAAGTTATAGCAATTACCTCAATGAGAGAATTAGGTGATGAGGCAGAAAACTATCATCGCAAAATGGGGCAGTGGCTCAATAAAGCAAATTTCGATAATATATTTTTATTTGGCGAAAAAAATTTAATAAAGTTTGTCTTAGAAGAGTATAAAGGTTTAAATGCTAAATACTATTATGATAAGCAACAGCTAAATGATGATCTATTAAAAGTACTTGATGGGTACAAATCTCAAAATACTAAACTTACTGTCAAAGGAGCTAGAAGCTTTAAGATGGAAGAAGTTGTCAAATTTGTTAAGGAAAACTTATAAGGGACATTATGAAAAGACTTTTGCCATATTAGTTTTTGTATTACTTGTAAGCGTATCTTTTGGTAAAGATATTATAAAGTATCCATTAATTGAGTCAAATGTACTTTGTGATTCTGTAAGACCATTTTGTGGCGATAACTGTAGTAATATGCCTTTTTATCCGACCTTATGTAAGCCTACTGAATATGGCTTAGCTTGGTCTGGTGGTGGAGCAACTAGTGCAACTCAACAACTGTATTGTGCAAAAGCTACTTATACAAATTGTCACTACTCAGGTTCTCCAAAAGTAACAGGTATAAATCCAAACAATCAAGCTATGCCATGTAAAGTAAGCGAAGATGGAAAAACAGCTAATTGTAGATGCAAGGTTTTCACAGGTCCTAACTATGTCAATATTGATGGAATTATGAACTTAGGCGTTTATTATAAGACAGTAGCAGTTAGTGGTAAAGATGGCTCAAAGTGTAAAAACCTTTCTACTTGTCTACCGGATGGTAGTGGTGATTGTAAAGGAGTAGAAGCTCTAGTGTGTAAGTATATAGCTGATCAAAATACTCAAGATGATAATGTCTCTTTTATCCCTGGTGCTGATTTAATTTCAACTTATGGTTTTGATATGAATAAGGACTATGATATCGCAAAACCAGGTGAAGGAGTTAAATGTCAAAATATTGATGTAGCAGGTTGTATGATTCAACCATGTAAATATGAAAAAGGTTCAAAAGAGTATGCGACTTGTAGTTGTCCTATTACAAATATGAAAACTATGATGCTAAGCCAAAAAGGCGTATCTTGTGATTTGCCAAAAGGTTATGTTTGGGAATAGTCCCAAAGGATCGATAATTATCTTCTAAACTTTCTAATATTTTATCTTAGATTTTATTTTTAATAATATTTAAAACTCTTCTTAGTGGTTCTGCAGCTCCCCATAGTAGCTGATCTCCTACTGTGAAACAATGAAATATATCATCAGCTAATAGAGATGATTTGATACGACCTATAGCGATATCAAGAGTTCCAGAAGTTGCTTGAGGTGTTAGATACTTAAGAGTATTTTCTTTGTTATTATCTATTACTTTAACCCACTCATTACCTTGAGATATTTTCTGCTTAATTTCTTCAATTGTTAATTTCTGTCTTAGTTTGACTGTCAAAGCTTGTGAGTGTGATCTTAGGCTAGGAACTCTAACACATACGCCATCAACAGGGATTGCTTTTTTAGTATCTAAAATTTTGTTTAGTTCTGTAGCAGCTTTATACTCTTCTTTTGTTTGTCCACTTGGCATACCAATATCTATCCAAGGCAGTAGATTATAAGCCAAAGTTTGTACAGTTTTTTGTTGAGGGATTTTTGAAGAGTCTTTAGATAGTTCTCTTAGAGTTTTTTCTCTTGTTAAAATATCTGCATTTATATCATCAGCTTTACTCAAAAGGTCAGCTTGTTGGAGAAGTTCTTGCATTGCTGCAGCACCAGAGCCTGATATCGCTTGGTAAGTACTAGAGTTAACCCATTCAACGAGATCTTCCTTGAGTAGTCCAGCGATTGCTAGAGACATTAAACTAACAGTACAGTTACTACCAATAAAGTCTTTTTTACCACTATCAATAGCGTTGATTATTTGCCCATGATTTAACGGATCTAGTACTAGGGTACTTTTATTCTCTAGACGTAGTGTAGATGCAGCATCTATCCAAAAACCTTGCCAACCAGATGCTCTCAACTTAGAGTGAATTTCTTTGGTATATTCACCACCTTGACAGCTTAGAAGTATATCCATTTTAGCTAATTCGTCGATACTGTAGGCATCTTGTAATACTCCATATTTTTTCATAAATCCTGAAGGCTGTTGTCCTGCTTGAGATGTTGAAAAAAATATTGGCATGATATCATCAAAATCATTCGATTCAACCATGCGAGACATCAAAACTGAGCCAACCATTCCACGCCAACCAATAAAACCAACTTTAAGCATAAAACCATCATAATTATTAGTAATAAAATTTATGGCTCAAGTATAATACAAAAGTAATCAATTTGATATTTGTTAAGAGTAAGAGTGTAAAATATGATAGTACATAAATTTGGTGGTAGTAGTTTAGCATCAGCTGAGAAAATTAAAAATGTTTCGAATATAATTAGTTGTGTCGATGAAGCGGTGGTAGTTTCTGCATCAGCAAAAACTACTAGTAATTTACAAAAAGCTATAGATCAAGCGATTGAATCTCAAGATTATAGTGAAACACTTAATTTTATTTTTGAGCATCATAGTTCGATACTTGAGGAATTAGTTCCTTCAGATGATTTATTGCAACAGTCAATCTTAGAAGATTTAAAAAATATCGAACATATTTTAAGTACTATTGCTATTACAGGGTTTTGCGCAGATAGCTTAAGATTTTTCATACTAGGGTTTGGAGAAATCTGGTCAGCTAAAATTCTTACACTATATTTGCAATCAAAAGGTAAGAAATCTTACTTCATAGACGCATCACTATGTTTGATTGTAAATGATTGTAGCTATTCTGTTACAGTTGACTGGCAAAAAAGTTTAGAGCTACTTGAGTCTATCAAAAATGATAATCTAGCAGATGTATACATAATAACTGGCTTTATTGCTCAAAATAGACTAGGCAAAAGAACTATATTAGGTTTGAATTGTAGTGATTACTCAGCGGCTATTTTTGCCAAGTTGTTACAAGCAGATAAATTATATATTTGGACAGATGTGGCTGGTGTATATAGTGCTAATCCACAAGTAGTTCTAGAAGCAAAACCTCTTACTCAATTAACATATAAAGAAGCTCTTGATCTTGCATATTTTGGTGCATCTGTAGTACATCCTTTAACTATCGCTCCTATGGCTCTAGAAAGAACACCAATCTATATTAAGAGTAGTTATTCCCCAAATGAAGTTGGTACTAAGATTAGTGCAGATAAAGATGAAAACCAAGGAATTATCAAAGGTCTAACAAGCGTCTCAAATGTTGCGATTGTACGTGTGCAAGGTGCTGGTATGATTGGTGTATCAGGAATATCATTTAAAGTATTCGGAGCGTTAGAGAAGGCAGAAGTGTCAGTAATGATGATATCTCAGGCTAGTTCTGAGTACTCGATCTGTTTTGCTATAGATAGTGTCAACGCTGACAAAGCAACTGAAGTTCTTAGACAAGAGTTTGCAAATGAGATAAAGAGTAATCTTATCGAAGAAATAGTTGTTCATAAACATCATGCTTTGATTACAGCTGTTGGTGAGGGTATGAAGTCTAAGACTGGATCGCTAGCAAAATTAGTAAATTCACTTAAATTAGCAAATATCAATATACATGCTATTGCTCAAGGATCATCAGAAAGAAGTGTTACATTTGCTGTAAAAGCGGAAGATGAGATACGTGGCGTACAAGCTATGCATCGTCACTATAATTCTGATAGTGATGATATAGCAATTGCTCTTATTGGAGCTGGAAATATTGGTAAGGCATTTATTAAACAAGTCAAAAAAACTTATGAAAAATGGTATGCAAAAGGCATTAATTTAGTATTAGTCGGAGCTACTAATTCAAAGCAAATGTGTGTTTCTTATGAGAATTTATTATTTGAAAATATAGATAATCTACTTAATGAGAATACAGAGCAAGTTAGTCTAGAGAGGTTGGCTGAATTTATGTCACATGCTTCATCTACCAAAAAAATTGTTATTGATGCTACAGCAAGTGAAAATGTTTCGAAAAATTATAGCAATTTCTTAAAGAATGGAATAAGCGTAATTACTCCTAATAAATATGCAAATTCAGGAAACTATGAGTTTTATCAAGAGCTTAGAAAAGTCGCTAAGCAAAATGGTACTAGTTTCCTATATGAAACAAACGTTTGTGCTGGTCTTCCTCTCATAGTTACATTACAAAACATGGTTCAAAGTGGTGATCATGTTAGTACTATAAAAGGAATTTTCTCAGGAACTTTAAGCTATTTGTTCACTCAGTTAAATAATGGTGTAATTTTCTCAGATGCAGTTAAAATGGCTTATGATGCTGGATATACAGAGCCAGATCCAAGACAAGATTTATCAGGTATGGATGTGGCAAGAAAGACGGTGATCTTAGCTAGAGAAATAGGTCTAAATATAGGCTTGAATGACTTGGTTATCGAAAATTTAGTACCTGAAGAGTTGCGTGAATGTAGTGTAGAAGAGTTCTTCGCAAAACTTCTAGCATTCAATGAGCAAATAATGCAACAGATTGCAGACAAAAAGAAAGATCTTGCTGGGGTGCATTATGTTGGATCTATCGTTAATGGTGTTGCAAATGTAGGTATCCAAGCTTATGATGAATCTAGTCCTTTTGCAAATGTGAAAGGTACTGATAATATCGTGATGATAAATACAGATAGATATACTCAACCTATGGTTATCCAAGGTGCTGGTGCTGGTGTTGAGGTAACAGCAGCGGGTGTATATGCTGATGTTATAACTGTGATAAGAGAAAAGTAGTCATGAAATTAGCTAATATTAAATCAGCTAAAGCATTTGCTCCAGCAACTAGTGCAAATTTTGCAGTTGGTTATGATTTGCTAGGTTTTGCTATCAATGGGGTAGGAGATACTGTAGAACTTATCAAAAGAGATGATACTGAGCTGGTTATCAAGCAAATTAGTGGTGCCGCAGGTGCAGATAAGTTACTTTTTGATACAGATAGAAATGTTGCTACAGCTGTAATCAAAAAGTTTCTAGCAGACAAGAATATTAGACTAGGTTTTGATGTTTATATACAAAAAGGTATAACACTAGGCTCTGGTATGGGTGGTTCAGCAGCTTCTTCTGTTGCAGCGCTAGTCGCGATGAATGCTTTTTTTGAAACTCCTTATAGCTATAATGATTTAATTGACTATGCTATCTATGGCGAGAGTTTGATATCAGGATCATTTCATGGTGACAATGCGGTGCCATGTATGTTTGGTGGACTGGTATTATTACAAAGTTCAAAACCATGTAAAAAAATAGATTTACCAATTGTAGACTGTAATGTAGTTATAGTTTGTCCTAACTTGTCAATTGAGACAAAAAAGGCGCGCGAGCTTTTGAAAGAGCCTTATGATTTATCTACAATAGTTGAACATAGTGCATGCTTAGCAGCTACAATAAGTGCTTTATACACACAAGATATTGAATTGTTGAGTGAAAGTCTAAAAGATATATTGATTGAACCAAGAAGATTTAAATTAATCATAGGATTTTATGATGTACAGAAAGCTGCTTATGATGCAGGTGCGATAGCTTGTGGTATATCAGGATCAGGACCAACAATGTTTGCACTTGTGAAAAAACAAGATGATGCGAATGTTGTTGCTAAAGCAATGCAGGATAAATTTAAAGAATTTAACCTTAAGTCAAATAGCTGGATAAGTGCTATGAGTGGCAAAGGTGCATACATATTAGAGAAAAAATAATAAAGGTAAGACATGAATTTTATTAGTACAAGAGATAAAAATATCAAAGTTTCATTGAGTGAGGCAATGCAATTTGGATTAGCTCTAGATGGAGGACTATTTGTGTCAGAGAGATTTCCAACAGTTGATTGGCAGAGTTTTGCCAAAGATATCAGCTATGCTGAATTTGCTGTAAATACTTTGAGAGAGTTCTTTAAAGGAGATCAGCTTGAAGCTTCTTTAGACAAGATTTGTAATAATGCTTTTACATTTGATGTGCCAGTTAAGCGCTTGGATAAAACTACATCTGTTTTAGAGCTTTTTCATGGACCAACTTTATCTTTTAAGGATTTTGGTGCGAGATTTTTAGCAAATTGTTTGAGTTCTATAGATAGTGAGAAGCCATTTACAATTTTAGTAGCAACTTCTGGCGATACAGGTTCTGCAGTAGCAGCAGCTTTTCATGGTAAGGTTAATATTCGTGTTATAGTGATGTTCCCTGAAGGTAAAATTTCTAAAAGACAAGAAAAGCAAATAACTTGTTGGGGCGATAATATCCAAGCTGTTGAAGTTGAAGGAGTTTTTGATGACTGTCAAAGTTTAGTTAAAGAAGCTTTTAAGACACCTTGGTGGACAGAAAGAACGAAACTAAATACATCTAATAGTATTAATATTGGTAGATTACTACCACAATCTACTTACTATGCTTATACATCATGGCAGCATTATTTACAGACTGGAGAGAAAGCAAACTACATAGTTCCATCTGGTAATATTGGTAATATCACAGCTGCTTTTTGGGCTAAACAAATGGGCTTCCCAATAGATGAGATATCTATGAGTCTAAATGCAAATGATATAGTTATAGATTACTTAAATACTGGAGAATTTAACCCAAGAGCAAGTGTTGAGACATTGGCAAATGCAATGGATGTTGGTAATCCGAGTAATTTTGAAAGACTTTTGTACTTATTGGGTGGTTATGAGAATTTCAAAGCTAATGTTAAAGCGGTATGCGTTTCTGATTTTGAAATCATAGAAGAAATTAAGCAGGTCTATCGTCAGTATAATGAAGTCGTTTGTCCACACACTGCAACAGGTTTTGTAGCAAAAAACCAGCTTGATGCTAATAAGGATTATATAATAGTAGCGACTGCACATCCTGCTAAATTTGAGAGCGTAATAGAGCCAATATTAGATATACAGGTTCCAGCTACGCCAGCGTTACAGAAGCTACTAGACAAAGAGCAACATAAGGTAGAGATAAATAAGTCTATGGATGAACTTTGTGAGGTTTATGCAAAAGCTTTTGAAGCTTAAGATAAAAAGTAAGTTCGCTAAATTCTTTAAGAATTCTTTGATTTAATCTGAGTAACTACAATAAATCCTATTATCAAAATAACTCCAGCTATCCAATATAAATATGGTGATAAATTACTATCTATAAGTAATCCACCACATATAAGAATAATTAGTTGAGGAAATGAGAAAAACATATTTAACCATCTCATATATTCACCAAGCCTATCTTTAGGAGCTAGTTTAGCTATCAATGTATAGCAAGATACTTGAGATAGAATAAATCCTGTAGCAACTGCGAATGTGATAATATACCAAAGATAGCTTTCTGTAGTTAAAAAAGATCCACATATTAATGCAATAGCAAATACTAATAGTCTGTTTTTGAATATATTTTCAACCCCTTATTAGATTAATAATAGTTGTTGCTAGTATTCCAACAATAACAGAGCCTGTCCCAAAAAACATTACTAATGCTGCTGAAAAGTCTTTACTAAAACCTAAGTAGTGGTTGATATATCCGCCCATTAGAGGCATAAAAGCACCAAATCCGGTTAGCATACAGAAAGTAGCCAAAAATAGCAGATTAATATTTCTATTGCTGAATATATCAAAGCTTAGTTTAAAAGCAGACGCCATCTGATTTTCAGGTCTTTCTTTAACTATAAAAGGTATTATAGCTATAGTAGGAACTATTAAGAGTAAGCATACAACAATACAGCTAAGAAAAGCACCACCCATGTTCCAGATCATTGCTCCAACGAGCCTAATAATTATTGTTCCTATTTGTGCTGTAGTCCTAGCTAGTAATGTAGCAAAAGGAATTTGATCACGATCAACAACTTCTACAACCATTGTGTAGTAAGGTCCTTGAAAGAAGTTTATACTTGCGTATGTACAGAATGCTATTACAAATAAACAAATATAATTAGGAGCAAAAGGCCATAACATTTGAAAGATACATGTGCTTATAAGTCCTATTAATAGCCAAGTTGTTCTTTTTCCAAGAAAGGTGCTTGGGGAAGTTTTGTCAGAAACAATACCTGATAGCGTCTGCATAAATAAACCAGTGAATACATCCATGGATAACAAAAATCCAGCTAGTAAAGATGAGTCTGTATGTTGGTATACTATCCATGATCCAATGGTTCCAGTTAATGACCAGTACATTCCAATTCCAATATCGGGTATTGAAATTAAAAAAGGATTCCAACGACGGATATTGTATTTCATGATAGATTCCTATTGGTAGTATTTAGAGTATAATTTATAAAACTCTGAGTATTTTAATATTTGAGTATC encodes:
- a CDS encoding homoserine kinase — its product is MKLANIKSAKAFAPATSANFAVGYDLLGFAINGVGDTVELIKRDDTELVIKQISGAAGADKLLFDTDRNVATAVIKKFLADKNIRLGFDVYIQKGITLGSGMGGSAASSVAALVAMNAFFETPYSYNDLIDYAIYGESLISGSFHGDNAVPCMFGGLVLLQSSKPCKKIDLPIVDCNVVIVCPNLSIETKKARELLKEPYDLSTIVEHSACLAATISALYTQDIELLSESLKDILIEPRRFKLIIGFYDVQKAAYDAGAIACGISGSGPTMFALVKKQDDANVVAKAMQDKFKEFNLKSNSWISAMSGKGAYILEKK
- the thrC gene encoding threonine synthase → MNFISTRDKNIKVSLSEAMQFGLALDGGLFVSERFPTVDWQSFAKDISYAEFAVNTLREFFKGDQLEASLDKICNNAFTFDVPVKRLDKTTSVLELFHGPTLSFKDFGARFLANCLSSIDSEKPFTILVATSGDTGSAVAAAFHGKVNIRVIVMFPEGKISKRQEKQITCWGDNIQAVEVEGVFDDCQSLVKEAFKTPWWTERTKLNTSNSINIGRLLPQSTYYAYTSWQHYLQTGEKANYIVPSGNIGNITAAFWAKQMGFPIDEISMSLNANDIVIDYLNTGEFNPRASVETLANAMDVGNPSNFERLLYLLGGYENFKANVKAVCVSDFEIIEEIKQVYRQYNEVVCPHTATGFVAKNQLDANKDYIIVATAHPAKFESVIEPILDIQVPATPALQKLLDKEQHKVEINKSMDELCEVYAKAFEA
- a CDS encoding UDP-N-acetylmuramoyl-tripeptide--D-alanyl-D-alanine ligase, yielding MIKSLKQLATQAGLEYIGEEVSIQTVSINSNEVNQDALFVAIVANRDGHEFIPSAIANGAKALLVSKKQDIDIPQVVCGNTIKGLRALAKEHRKSLKMPIISLTGSCGKTTVKEMIVTLLGGKKVHFTQGNFNNYLGVPMTVLETPQDVDFAVIETGTSVEDEIKAAAEIIQPNVAMITNVSASHLENLKTLDGVMIEKGELLKALTKNGYCIVNLDDERIPVYAEKLNCKKITCSMSNQDADIIILDYQVTPELYDVKIRIFDKEYNYQLLNIGKHNLSNSMLAIASVVAAGLEPNDFLQNTQNIKNYKGRFSTEKLNDKLTLVDDTYNASTGAVQAAMADLAEFDGKKVIAITSMRELGDEAENYHRKMGQWLNKANFDNIFLFGEKNLIKFVLEEYKGLNAKYYYDKQQLNDDLLKVLDGYKSQNTKLTVKGARSFKMEEVVKFVKENL
- a CDS encoding MFS transporter; translated protein: MKYNIRRWNPFLISIPDIGIGMYWSLTGTIGSWIVYQHTDSSLLAGFLLSMDVFTGLFMQTLSGIVSDKTSPSTFLGKRTTWLLIGLISTCIFQMLWPFAPNYICLFVIAFCTYASINFFQGPYYTMVVEVVDRDQIPFATLLARTTAQIGTIIIRLVGAMIWNMGGAFLSCIVVCLLLIVPTIAIIPFIVKERPENQMASAFKLSFDIFSNRNINLLFLATFCMLTGFGAFMPLMGGYINHYLGFSKDFSAALVMFFGTGSVIVGILATTIINLIRG
- a CDS encoding HD domain-containing protein; protein product: MTNLEKKISFIQEIDKLKGIYRRALIKCDNNRRENTAEHSWRVALMGVILQEYAGEELDYAKSAKNAIDP
- the thrA gene encoding bifunctional aspartate kinase/homoserine dehydrogenase I, whose product is MIVHKFGGSSLASAEKIKNVSNIISCVDEAVVVSASAKTTSNLQKAIDQAIESQDYSETLNFIFEHHSSILEELVPSDDLLQQSILEDLKNIEHILSTIAITGFCADSLRFFILGFGEIWSAKILTLYLQSKGKKSYFIDASLCLIVNDCSYSVTVDWQKSLELLESIKNDNLADVYIITGFIAQNRLGKRTILGLNCSDYSAAIFAKLLQADKLYIWTDVAGVYSANPQVVLEAKPLTQLTYKEALDLAYFGASVVHPLTIAPMALERTPIYIKSSYSPNEVGTKISADKDENQGIIKGLTSVSNVAIVRVQGAGMIGVSGISFKVFGALEKAEVSVMMISQASSEYSICFAIDSVNADKATEVLRQEFANEIKSNLIEEIVVHKHHALITAVGEGMKSKTGSLAKLVNSLKLANINIHAIAQGSSERSVTFAVKAEDEIRGVQAMHRHYNSDSDDIAIALIGAGNIGKAFIKQVKKTYEKWYAKGINLVLVGATNSKQMCVSYENLLFENIDNLLNENTEQVSLERLAEFMSHASSTKKIVIDATASENVSKNYSNFLKNGISVITPNKYANSGNYEFYQELRKVAKQNGTSFLYETNVCAGLPLIVTLQNMVQSGDHVSTIKGIFSGTLSYLFTQLNNGVIFSDAVKMAYDAGYTEPDPRQDLSGMDVARKTVILAREIGLNIGLNDLVIENLVPEELRECSVEEFFAKLLAFNEQIMQQIADKKKDLAGVHYVGSIVNGVANVGIQAYDESSPFANVKGTDNIVMINTDRYTQPMVIQGAGAGVEVTAAGVYADVITVIREK
- a CDS encoding MFS transporter codes for the protein MFKNRLLVFAIALICGSFLTTESYLWYIITFAVATGFILSQVSCYTLIAKLAPKDRLGEYMRWLNMFFSFPQLIILICGGLLIDSNLSPYLYWIAGVILIIGFIVVTQIKSKNS
- a CDS encoding UDP-N-acetylmuramoyl-L-alanyl-D-glutamate--2,6-diaminopimelate ligase, with the protein product MKSINQILKFLDIQTLSPNNFEIELLSLDSRKSDEKSAFIALKGLSTDGNKYIDSVLAKGVSLVLTDSHEFEDHKCIFYIQNLKEKLSNLAKWFYDYKKPQNIIGITGTNGKTSISSYIAQLQKLIGQKSLLLGTNGNGIYPDLQESTHTTLDILSLYQTISYYKNYQNLVMEVSSHSLDQKRTKGLDFDIAVFSNLSHDHLDYHKTMDNYFEAKAKLFQFKSLKKAVISIDDEYGLKLCKVCNCEIVRVSLKSKNADIYIESNSIENMQTSFDLYISQKYIGTYQTCLVGEFNLMNLGLSLAALDDGSTRDQLLENISKLKPVKGRMEVIALTNGAKIIIDYAHTPDALEKVLQTLANYSPNNLWCIFGCGGNRDTTKRPIMAKIAEKYASKIVITEDNNRFENIESIFDDIKKGFNHPEKHIFIDSRENAIKYTIENSKVNDVILLAGKGHECYLDKNGIKEYFDEREVIAKYNF
- the asd gene encoding aspartate-semialdehyde dehydrogenase; protein product: MLKVGFIGWRGMVGSVLMSRMVESNDFDDIMPIFFSTSQAGQQPSGFMKKYGVLQDAYSIDELAKMDILLSCQGGEYTKEIHSKLRASGWQGFWIDAASTLRLENKSTLVLDPLNHGQIINAIDSGKKDFIGSNCTVSLMSLAIAGLLKEDLVEWVNSSTYQAISGSGAAAMQELLQQADLLSKADDINADILTREKTLRELSKDSSKIPQQKTVQTLAYNLLPWIDIGMPSGQTKEEYKAATELNKILDTKKAIPVDGVCVRVPSLRSHSQALTVKLRQKLTIEEIKQKISQGNEWVKVIDNNKENTLKYLTPQATSGTLDIAIGRIKSSLLADDIFHCFTVGDQLLWGAAEPLRRVLNIIKNKI